In the Rhodospirillaceae bacterium genome, GGCGGCTAATTTGGGCGGTCGTTGCCATTCATTTTCTCCTCAAGTTGCGCCAATCTATCTTCAATCTTTAGTGTTTCATGAAGTCGAACGTGGTTTGCGAAAACCCCTGTGATGGCGCTCGCTTCCTCAGGTGTGATCTCGCCCGTGGCCATGTCGTTTGCCACTTTAAAAAGTGCGGTCTCAAGGTCGGAGACCTCCGCTATTTCAGGAATTTCTATTGGCGTAGGACTCGACTTCCTGGGCGGCACTAGACGGTCGAGGATCGCCTTAGCAGCGGTCATGTTGCCGTCTTTAGCCTCAGAGACCATGGAGCGCACAACAGCCTCTCCCTCTCCACCACAATATAGATAGAGTTTTGACGACCCCAATTCTGCGGTGCCGCTCGACTTATTTAAATACTGAAACTACTCATTAGAGGGATAGCCCATTATGAAAAAACTGCTCAAAATTTCTGGCATTTTGGTTGGGCTGATTGTTTTAGTCCTCGTCGGTGGGGGAATTTATCTCTCAACCATGGACTTCAATCAGTACAAGGGATTGGTGGCAGAGCAAGCCAAGGCAGCGACGGGTCGCGATTTGAAGATTGAGGGCGATCTTAATCTTGAGATTTCTCTGACCCCCCGGCTTGCAGTTGAAGGCGTATCCTTCGCCAACGCATCGTGGGGATCGCGCCCACAGATGGTGACGGTCAAGAAGTTCGCGGCAGAGATTTCGCTGATGCCCTTGCTATCGGGCAATATCAAGGTGAACCAGATCATTTTGGAAGGCGTTGATCTTCTTGCGGAAAAAGATAAATCCGGCAAAGCCAATTGGGAACTGGGCGCAGCACCGAAGAAAGCTGCCGCTCCAGCAGCCAAGGGCGGTCCAGCCGCCCTGCCAGTCGTCAACAATGTCAGCATCAAAGACGTGAAGATTACATACAAGGACGCACAGGCAGGCCAAGATTATGCGCTCGGGTTGGATGCGGTGAAAGGGGGGGCGATGCAACTAGCAACTGCAGTTACATAGGTCAAATTTAGCCAATGACGCCTGTTAAAACTCAGGACACTCCAGAAATATCCTGCGTTGGCAAATTGCGCATTGCTCCAGATTGAGGCGGTCAATAATCGCCGGCAGGGCGCGCTTTTTGTTGTAGAAGACATTTTTCCGACCAATTTCTTGCAAATATCCGCCGCGTTTTAAAAAAGCACGGTCTTCAAGCCCTAATCCTGAGATGTAGAGCCCTCCACCTCTTTCGCGCAGGACCTCTGCGACTTCGACCAACATCTCAGCACCGGAAACATCAATCAGGCTGACACTATCAGCGACAATCAAAATATGGCGATAGGATGGCTTCCGCTTATAGATCACCTGAATGCGTTGGAATATGGCGTCGCTCGATCCGAAAAAGATCGATCCGCTGACATCAAGCACGTCCAGTTGGGGGCAACGTCGGTTTGAATGGGTTGCCACTGATTCAAAACGTCGCGGTGAGGCATCTGGATTGGGTATGATGCTGGAAACCCGCGGATGGGCCGTATGATTTAAATAAATTACCAGCGATAGCAGAACACCGGCGAATATCGCGAATTCCAAATCCAGCAGCAGAGTCGCACAAAATGTCACGACCAATACAGCGCCATCAGAGCGGCTGACCCCCAAAATGATTTTTATATTCCGGAAATCGATCAGGCTATAAGCGACCAGAAAAATAACCGCCCCCATTGCCGGGATCGGCAGATATGCCGCAAGCGGGGCCACGAACACCAGCATGAGTGCAAGAAACACCGCGGCGAGGATGGCGGCAACGGGGGTCTTAGCCCCAGCGCTATAGTTAATTCCGGAACGGGTAAAAGAACCCGACCCCGCATAACAGGAAAAAAAGCTGCCGACGATGTTGGATAATCCCTGACCGACAAATTCCTGATTGGCGTCGATCCGCTGATGCGACTGACTGGCAATCGACCTCGCAATGGAAACCGCCTCAATAAGCCCCAAGACTGCAACCGCTAAGGCACCTGGTGCCAAATCCCTAATCGTCGCCAACGAAATCTCCGGGACTGCAAAGGGCGGCAAATCGTCCGGCAATTCGCCCACCATCGCAACACCATGGCTGGGTGCGTCCAACAAAATTCCAATAACGCTGCCGACGACGATCGCGATAAGCAGATGCGGCAGGCGCGGGTAGAACTTGTGCACGATGATCGCGGTAAACAGCGTCGGAACGGCAATTATCAATGCGTAAACGTTGGTGGAAAGCACATGACTAAAAAGTTCGAGCACGCCGGATATGAAAGAAGTCGTCTGAGGAATATCAATTCCCATGACATTTTTAAGTTGGCTTGCTGCAATCAAAATTGCCGCCCCTGCGGTGAACCCAATAACCACGGCATGGGATACAAAATTCGCCAGTTGGCCTAACTTAACGATGCCAAAGATAAGCTGATAAACCCCGGCCATAAGCGTCAGGGCAAACGCCAGAGTGATGAACTCGGTCGATCCCGGTTGCGCCAAAGTCGATACGACGCCAAAAACAACGATGGAGATGGCCGTCGTTGGACCTGAAACAAGGTGCAAAGAAGACCCGAAAAGGGCTGCAACGATCGGCACAATTATCGCCGTGTATAACCCGTATTGGGGTGGCAATCCCGCAATCATTGCAAAGGCGACGCCTTGGGGCAGAACCACAACCGCCCCTGTTAAGGCCGCCAATAAATCAGCGACCAGCGTCTGACGGTTAACCTGCACGATCCAGTTAATAAACGGGAATGCGGTCTTTACCGTCGGCGGCTTAAAATAGGGTGATATTGAATCCGATTTAGACATTTTAATCGTTTCACAAGTTCGGCCATAGGCACCGTGCCCGAAACGACGCCAAACGCCGGAACGAGCAAGAGAGCAATTACAGAAATTGTAATTACGCCGTAAAAATTACATCAAATATTGTTGAGGTTCTCTACAAACCAAAGCTGGCACAAGCCTAATGGTGCCGTTTCTTATAGTAACACAAAGTCGTATAGCCCTATCGGCCCTATAAATCAAGATGGAGCGAACAGATGGCCCGTCAAGAGCCTTCCGATACAATATTTACTCTAGTCCCTTTATCTATTAAAATACGGCTTGTAATTTTAAACGTCAGCCTTACGTAATTTACATAATCAATAACTAATTCCTTTCTGGGGGCGGAAGGGTCCAAGGGGGTTATTTTCTCCCATGACTCGGGATCAAAATTTGCGGTTATTATATATCGAAGACGATGAGCATCTGTGTTTGTTGTTTAAAGAACGCATGCAGGAGGACGGATATTCCGTCGATTTCGCGCTTTCGGCTGAAGCTGGATTGAAAAAGTTTCACACAAATTCATACAGTCTCGTGGTATCGGATTATGACCTTCCAGATCGGACTGGACTGGTTTTGCGGCGAACGAAACCTTTTTCCGCACATTGGCCAATTTTTCACCGGTCTCAATCATGGTTCATGCCGATAGAAAACTTATCTTTGTAAATCCTGCAGCGGTACGATTGATGGGTGCCGGGTCGGCTGAAGAACTTATCGGCAAACCAAGCATGGATGTCGTTGCCCCTGAACAACGAGATCACGCGCTAAAACGCATTGAACATGTCGAATCAACAGGTGTGCCAGCACCGCCCACCG is a window encoding:
- a CDS encoding AsmA family protein, with amino-acid sequence MKKLLKISGILVGLIVLVLVGGGIYLSTMDFNQYKGLVAEQAKAATGRDLKIEGDLNLEISLTPRLAVEGVSFANASWGSRPQMVTVKKFAAEISLMPLLSGNIKVNQIILEGVDLLAEKDKSGKANWELGAAPKKAAAPAAKGGPAALPVVNNVSIKDVKITYKDAQAGQDYALGLDAVKGGAMQLATAVT
- a CDS encoding SulP family inorganic anion transporter, whose protein sequence is MSKSDSISPYFKPPTVKTAFPFINWIVQVNRQTLVADLLAALTGAVVVLPQGVAFAMIAGLPPQYGLYTAIIVPIVAALFGSSLHLVSGPTTAISIVVFGVVSTLAQPGSTEFITLAFALTLMAGVYQLIFGIVKLGQLANFVSHAVVIGFTAGAAILIAASQLKNVMGIDIPQTTSFISGVLELFSHVLSTNVYALIIAVPTLFTAIIVHKFYPRLPHLLIAIVVGSVIGILLDAPSHGVAMVGELPDDLPPFAVPEISLATIRDLAPGALAVAVLGLIEAVSIARSIASQSHQRIDANQEFVGQGLSNIVGSFFSCYAGSGSFTRSGINYSAGAKTPVAAILAAVFLALMLVFVAPLAAYLPIPAMGAVIFLVAYSLIDFRNIKIILGVSRSDGAVLVVTFCATLLLDLEFAIFAGVLLSLVIYLNHTAHPRVSSIIPNPDASPRRFESVATHSNRRCPQLDVLDVSGSIFFGSSDAIFQRIQVIYKRKPSYRHILIVADSVSLIDVSGAEMLVEVAEVLRERGGGLYISGLGLEDRAFLKRGGYLQEIGRKNVFYNKKRALPAIIDRLNLEQCAICQRRIFLECPEF